The following proteins come from a genomic window of Oceanispirochaeta sp.:
- a CDS encoding histidine phosphatase family protein, giving the protein MGYLYLIRHAQSEANSQRIMASRLPFGLTESGKTDADLIAAQLSEKVSIQRIISSPLIRARETAESFSRVFAVLCEEDDRISEQDLGIYSGMTYDQVKKEPQYEMNTEKRWNWVPAGGGESYEMIAKRVQSFFASLNTESRENILIVTHAVTFRLIRAVLENTLPLYPSSFPNNGEIWKIDYKGLGQVHPIESLLLGNSRDFVHNP; this is encoded by the coding sequence CCAGAGGATCATGGCCAGCCGTCTTCCCTTCGGTCTCACAGAATCCGGAAAGACCGATGCCGATCTTATTGCCGCCCAACTCTCTGAAAAAGTAAGTATTCAAAGGATCATATCCTCCCCACTGATCCGGGCAAGAGAGACAGCCGAATCATTTTCCAGGGTTTTTGCTGTCCTATGTGAAGAGGATGACCGGATATCAGAGCAGGATCTGGGAATATATTCAGGCATGACCTACGATCAAGTAAAAAAAGAGCCCCAATATGAGATGAATACAGAGAAAAGATGGAATTGGGTTCCTGCGGGAGGTGGAGAATCCTACGAAATGATCGCAAAACGTGTACAATCCTTCTTTGCCAGCCTGAATACGGAGTCCAGGGAGAATATTCTGATCGTAACCCATGCCGTGACATTCCGCCTGATCAGAGCCGTCCTTGAGAACACCCTGCCTTTATACCCCAGCAGTTTTCCCAATAACGGAGAAATCTGGAAAATTGATTACAAAGGTTTAGGACAAGTGCATCCTATCGAATCCCTGCTGCTGGGAAACAGCAGAGACTTTGTTCATAACCCCTAG